atttgaaatttgtgggaactgattaaataataattgttgAAGACTCAACACCACGACTCGTCTCCGCTCAACCACGAAGATTGAGGTAACCCGTATCTTTGAATGTTGATTTGAATCATGAAATGTTGAAAGATGAAGCGAATGGAAGTGGTTGTGATATTTAGAAATTTGTGTTGGAATATGAAATAATGATTATGCATGCAATTGAAATTGCTAACTGtgattatgcaaaaaaaaataaaataaaagatgaatgCTGTTATGCAAGTGATTTGCGACTAAGATCGCTACGAATCGAATAAATGAAATTCTATATGATTTGTGATTACGTGACTGTTCGGTGAACAACGATATGAGTTGAACTTGAGCATGCTATACTTAGTTGAAATCGTGTTGTGATTGGAAAATTTGTATGACGATATCGAACTTGGAGGCATAAAAACGCCGAATGCGAGGCGAACGAACTTTCGAGAACGAAATTGCGAACTATCGAAATgcgaaaaatatatatgtatatatacgaGCCTTTTGCCTCGGAAATGAAATTCCGTTCATTCTTGATATGATATTATCTTCACACCTCCATCGTTCAAGGAATGGTATGTTTTGATGTGTATTGTGATCCTTTGTTGTTTCTTAAGAAGTGATTAACCTGCATTCAGTAGTGTCTTCGTTGAGATATGCTACCGGCAATCGCCTTTATGAATATAGAATGAAAGTTTACTCGTCTGTAGACTCGTATGTGTAACTAATGGGCCCTTTgttgttgatttttgaaaaaaacacaaacaaaggGTTGTTGATGTTCGATTTTGAGGTTTAAAAGGTTAAAGTTCGATCATTTAAGCTATTGATTGTTGaggtaaattttttaatgatcaAGAATACATAAGAATCTGATGGTTGATATGGTAACGTTTAAGCCATCAGGCGATCCATTATATTTAGTTGGAGTCGCAGTATAATTTGGCCAAACTTGATGCAGTTCgaaatttatgtttgttttagaTGAAGTACAGCCTCCTGCCAACTGGGAAAAGGTCATTGAAGGAATTCGCAAAATGAGGTCTTCTGAAGATGCACCTGTGGACTCGATGGGGTGTGAGAAAGCCGGTGTTTCACTTCCTCCCAAGGTGGTGTTTACGTGGTTGTTTTATGTTGCATCATCGCTTGATTATTTATGCATACATTTCGGAACCTGTGGTGTCATTTGTGTTGATTATCATAGAGCATTGAATGGTAATGAGCTCCTCTAGAGGGGTGTTCGTGTTACTAGAACTACAAATATATGTTGTGAATTAGGCTAATCTTTTTTCTACCTTTGTTGCTTATGGTTTCAACCCGTCCCGTCTTCTCAGGAAAGAAGATTTGCAGTTCTCATTTCTTCTCTATTGTCGAGCCAAGCGAAAGATCAAGTTACTCACGGCAAGTTCTAATCTAATTGTACTTTGCAGCACGACACAGTATGGACAATATGGTTTAAAAATCCTCTGTTttgattgtaatttttatatttgatcgAGCTGTGTCTTACAGGAGCTATTCAACGGCTTCTTCAAAACGATTTGCTTTCAGCTGAAGCCATCGACAAAGCTGATGAAGGTGTCATCAAGGAACTAATTCACCCCGTACGCCCCTTTCATTTTCTTAGAATTTTGGTAATAGTAATTTATACGAAGGATATGAAAACAGTATTTGAACTCTAGCTTAAAAGCATTCGACTTATTAGCCGCAGAAGTATTCTATCTTATATGCTTGCTATTATGTACTTGTCTGACATTTTCCATTGGCAGGTCGGATTCTATTCCAGAAAAGCATGCAACATGAAAAAAGTCGCAAAAATCTGTCTCGACAAGTACGATGGAGATATCCCCAGTACATTAGACGAGGTTTTTTCGCTTCTTACTAATTAAGCTACGCGCTATGTTGTCTAGATCCTCATTAAATTGAATGCCTTCACTTTAGGGTTCATTGTTTGAAACAATGCGAATTTTATCCTCAACTCATTCCGAACAACCTTCGTTTTTTCATTAGTAAagtatataggagtattatatgAGCATGTTTTCGGTATTGTTGAAAATAGGTAGGTTTCGGGCAGACTGTGTGCACTCCTCTTAGACCGCGTTGTGGGATATGCAAGATAACTGATTATTGCCCGTCGGCCTTCAAAGAGACACCTAGCCCGTCGTCCACACCGACGAAAAAACGAGCATTGATAGAGTAGTTGCACTAAGGATTTATGTGACTCAATTGTTTTGTTGGGCCTTCTTGCAATTGTATGTTGTGAATGAGAAGGTAATGTAGAGTTAAAACCCTAGTAAATAGCCTTTACCTTTTGATTGTCTATTTGT
The nucleotide sequence above comes from Salvia hispanica cultivar TCC Black 2014 chromosome 5, UniMelb_Shisp_WGS_1.0, whole genome shotgun sequence. Encoded proteins:
- the LOC125188068 gene encoding endonuclease III homolog 1, chloroplastic-like, which produces MFVLDEVQPPANWEKVIEGIRKMRSSEDAPVDSMGCEKAGVSLPPKERRFAVLISSLLSSQAKDQVTHGAIQRLLQNDLLSAEAIDKADEGVIKELIHPVGFYSRKACNMKKVAKICLDKYDGDIPSTLDEVGFGQTVCTPLRPRCGICKISDYCPSAFKETPSPSSTPTKKRALIE